A window of Zingiber officinale cultivar Zhangliang chromosome 5A, Zo_v1.1, whole genome shotgun sequence contains these coding sequences:
- the LOC121981260 gene encoding PLASMODESMATA CALLOSE-BINDING PROTEIN 3-like has product MAAFLLLLLLTALTMLSASDAAWCVCRSDMSSNVLQKALDYACGAGADCSPITQNGACYNPNTVLAHCSYAVNSYYQRKAQAQGSCDFSGSATLSSTDPGSNGCTYPASSSAAGSSGIPTTTPASNTPTSTTPPTGTTPMGTTLSPPTSLTPPTFNPNTGTGTGTGTGTGTGTGGVLGGLGPSGTTSSFDSSGGTMLLPSPNVASFFMTLLLSYSLFLARI; this is encoded by the exons ATGGCTGCTTTCCTGTTGTTGCTCTTGCTCACCGCGCTGACTATGCTCTCTGCTTCTG ATGCTGCTTGGTGCGTTTGCCGGTCTGATATGAGCAGCAACGTGCTGCAAAAGGCACTGGACTATGCCTGTGGAGCAGGGGCAGACTGCAGCCCTATCACTCAAAACGGGGCCTGCTACAACCCCAACACAGTGCTCGCGCACTGCTCTTATGCCGTCAACAGCTACTACCAGAGGAAAGCCCAGGCACAGGGATCCTGCGACTTCTCTGGCAGTGCTACGTTAAGCTCCACTGATCCCG GGAGCAATGGTTGCACCTATCCTGCAAGTTCAAG TGCTGCCGGGAGTTCAGGCATTCCTACAACAACTCCTGCAAGTAACACTCCAACAAGCACCACTCCACCAACAGGCACAACCCCAATGGGGACAACTCTTTCTCCCCCAACTTCCCTGACTCCTCCCACTTTCAACCCAAACACCGGCACCGGCACCGGCACAGGCACCGGCACCGGCACAGGGACTGGAGGTGTGCTGGGAGGGCTGGGCCCCTCAGGGACAACCAGCAGCTTTGATTCCAGTGGCGGGACCATGCTTCTTCCGAGTCCCAACGTGGCCTCTTTCTTTATGACTTTGCTCCTCTCATATTCCTTGTTCCTGGCGAGGATCTGA